GAAGCATTCCAGAAGCCATGGCTTTAGTAAAAGATTTACGTGAGAATTTTGGAGTTTTCTGTTCTATAGTGGTTTATCCCGTAATACCTAAAGGATTAATTTTATTAAGATTAATACCAACAGCAACACATACATTAGAAGATATTCAAATAACTTTAGATGCTTTTGATGCTATTAGAGCACGTTTAGAAAACGGTACTTACCAACGCTTATCTGCTGCTGTAATGGCTGCTATGGAGGAATAGTAAGTATATTATAATTATATCATATCAAAAAGAGCTTCAATTTGAAGCTCTTTTTTAGTTATAAACGTGAGTTCGATGTAATGTGTCCTGATATCCAGGTGTTTAAATAGTTAAAAAATCAAAAAACGATATCATTACAAAACTATAGTTAAGGTTGGCAAATATACCCTAACTTTTAACTGTTTAAGCGTGTAATCGTATATCACAAACTTCATCGGTACAAACTTTGAACGCTGAACACTGAACTTTCTTCTAATATTGCACTTCTAATATCTAACTTATATTGTACTTCTAACATCTAATTTAGTCAAAATTTATATCAAGTTTATAAGTCTTTTTTGAACGTTTTTCTACGTCTATAAACTTCAGGATTAAAATGTTTCCATATTTGGTGTATGGCATAATTATCTTCTAACTCGGGAGTTCTAATGCAGGTTTTAATGCCTTTTTCTTTAAACGTATCATAATATTCATTAAAAATTACTGCATGAACACCTTTGTTTTGATAATCGGGATGGATGCCTATTAAATAAAAAATAACCTCTTTACTGTGCTTTTTTGCATGCAAAATATGCCTAAAACCAAAAGGAAAAAGTTTTCCATTCATTTTTTGTAATGCCTTTGAAAATGCAGGCATTACAATAGCAAAAGCTACTAAGTTGTCATCTTTATCAACAACAAACTTGATGTATTCCGGATTTATAAAACTGATGAATTTCTTTTTAAAATATTCCTTTTGAATATCAGTAATCGCAACAAAGGATGATAACGATGCATAACTTTCGTTAAATAAATCAAACATTTTATCGGCATAAGGCATAACCTCTTCTGTTTTTGTGAATTTTAATGCCTTAATTTGGTATCGCTTTTTTATCAGTTCCTGTGCTTTAAGGAAGAATTCCGGTTTTACATTTTCAAAAGGAAATCTACTTTCAGAATATGATTTTTCTACGATATAACCCGCTTGTTCATAATGTTTTGCGTAATATGGGTGGTTATACCAAGTTACCATAGGTGCTATGGCATCAAATCCTTCTGTAACAACACCTACTTTATCTAAATTTGAAAACCCAACGGGGCCTTCGGTAAATGTAAAGTTGTGGGATCTCCCTATGGTTTCAACTTGATTTAAAAGTGCTTTTGAAACTTCTAAATCATCAATAAAATCAAACCAACCAAATCGCATTTTTTTTAGCGTTTGGTTATTAACCTCAAGCCAATTTATAATGGCGGCAACACGACCAACAAGTTCACCATTTTTGTATGCTAAAAACAATCTAGATTCGGCATCGTTAAACACTGGGTTTTCTTTTTTGTTGAAGGTTTTTAGCTCTTCGCTAATAATAGGAGGTACCCAATATTTTGAATCTTTATATAGTTTGAATGGAAATTTTACAAAAGCTTTTAAGTCGCTTTTTGTTGTTACTTCTTTTATGGAAATCATGTATTGGTGGCGTAAATTTTTTTAATTAATTGAAACTTTGATCTTTTCTTTTTTGCTTTTTGTTGTATTCCTCTATGACATCTGTGGTTTTCTTCGATTTGTTTTTTCTAGACCTTCTATCTCCTTCGTCTTTTGCTGAAGTACCATTGTCTATTTCTTTATCCTTATGGAAATCCAAGCGGTAGGACATGCCCAAATTAATACCCAAAACAGACGGCGTGTCTTTTGTATTGAAAACGACGGAAGTATCTAATTGAAAATTTTTGCTCCATAAATAACCTCCACCAAATCTAAACAAGTTATCGGCATAAAAATCGCTTTGTATACCTTGGGTTTCTCCAAACACGACCCATTTTGGGCTGAATGAATGGGTTAATGTTACTATATATTGAAAATCAGACTGATCTGTCCCAATTCTATCTTTAATAAAATTCATCACAAATACCCAACCGCCCGAAAAATTGTGTTGAGTCGCAATCATCACCTTTGGGCTAAATCCTTCAATACCTGGAGCAGTATATGGGTTGTTTTTAGTATCATAATTAGCTCCTGCGTAAACTGATACTGCGGGTATTAACGACTTCCATTTAAAGCGATTGTTTGCTTTCCAACTGTATAAGTTTGGCTTTTCATTTTCAGAATTTTTATATGGATCATATACTAAATACTTAGCGCCAATGGTTAGAAATTTAAAATTGGCACGGTCGTCTTCAGCAGAAATATTAGAGGCGTAAGTTTTGGTGTCACTTTGAAAAGTCCCTTCAATATTAAGTTCTAATTCTTCCCATATTAAGCCATAACGAGCTGCAAAATCCACACCGAAACCATCAACTTCATAACTGGCTGCAGGTGTTCTTTTTTCCTTAATCATATAAGGCCCAACTTCAAATTGTACAACATTGGTACCAACAGAAAAGGCACTTCTAGAGACGCCTGGACGGTTGGAATTTATAACATCGGTATATTGTGAAAAGGCTTGTAAGGTAATTAGACTTAGTAAAAGGCATAAGGTAGATTTGATTTGGATCATAAGTTTTTATTTTAGTTATCGTGAATAGATACTTAAAAATTCCTGTTAAGGCTTTTCAAATATAGATATTTTATACTTTTTTTATCATTTTTGAACGCTTTTTAAGTAGATAGAATTGTATTTTTGTAAAAAAAATATTTTTATGTTACAACAAGCATCTGTAACGGGTTTTGTGAGAACTCTACTAATTATCCTGCTTATTTATTATGGAATAAAGATTCTTTCAAGACTTTTTGCACCTTTATTACTTAAATATATAGCCAAAAAAGCCGAACAAAAGTTTGGAGATCAATTTGGTCAATTTCAACAAAGATCCCAACAACAACAGCAAAAAAAGGAAGGTGAAGTAACTATTGATAAAATGCCGAATGCAAAATCTTCAAATAAAGATGTTGGTGAATATGTGGATTACGAAGAAATTGACTAATTTCACATCCATTCTTTTTTAAAATATTTTCATGCAGTTTTCAATAAAAAAGCTTCTTCCGCACGTTCTAGTTGTTCTAGGGTTTATTATTATATCATTAGCATATTTTAATCCGGTTTTAAAAGGAAAACAAATCTTTCAAAGCGACATCATGCAATATATTGGCATGAGCAAGCAGCAAAATGATTTTAGAGCAGAAACCGGTGAAGAAACCTATTGGACAAATAGTGCCTTTGCAGGGATGCCAACATATCAATTAGGGGCAAAATATCCACATAACTATATTAAAAAACTAGACTTAACACTTCGGTTTTTACCACGTCCCGCCGATTATTTATTTTTATATTTGTTAGGGTTTTACATCCTTTTGTTGGTATTGAAAGTCGATTTTAAACTGGCAACCATTGGCGCGCTTGCGTTTGGTTTTTCCACATATTTAATAATAATCTTAGGAGTTGGACACAACAGTAAAGCACATGCCATTGCTTATATGCCATTGGTTTTAAGTGGTATTTTGCTAACATTTCAAAAACGCTATATTGCAGGGTTTTTGCTTACAACCATAGCGATGGGGCTGGAACTGGTGGCAAACCATTTTCAAATGACTTATTATTTGATGCTCTTGGTTCTTGTTTTAGGTGTTGCATATTTAATCGACGCTTATAAAAAGAAAGAGCTGCCTCATTATTTTAAAACTATTGGCCTTTTAACGGTTGCCGTTATTTTATCTATTGCTTTAAACGCTACCAATGTATTGGCAACCCAAGAATACGTTAAAGAGAGTACGCGTGGTAAAAGTGAGTTAACCATCAATCCTGATGGCTCACCAAAAGAAGCTACTTCTGGTTTAGATAAAGATTATATTACACAGTTTAGCTATGGATTTGCGGAAACATTTAATCTGTTTATCCCTAGATTTATGGGAGGTGGTAATGGAGAAGATGTTGGTAAAGATTCAGCTACCTACGAAGCTTTTAGAAAATTAGGAGCTACCACAACCCAAGCGGCGCAAGAAGCGAAACGGGCGCCTATGTATTGGGGCGATCAGCCTATTGTAGAAGCACCTGCATATATTGGAGCAGTGGTGCTATTCTTATTTGTTTTTGCATTGTTTTTGGTGAAAGGACGCTTAAAGTGGTGGCTTGTTGGTGGTTCAGTAATGTCGTTATTGCTGTCTTACGGGAAAAATTTAGGGTTTCTAACGGATTTCTTTATCGATTATGTGCCCATGTACAATAAATTTAGAGCAGTCACTTCTATCCAGGTTATTTTAGAATTATGTATACCCGTATTGGCTATTTTTGGATTGGTAAGGTTGTTTAACGATTTTGAGAAAAAAGAAGAAAAACTGAAAGCTTTGAAATATTCAGCCATTATAACAGGTGGTTTGGCACTTGTGTTTTTGCTATTCAAATCGTCATTATTTGATTTTGTTGGAGCGAATGATGGTTTTTATCGTCAAAGTTACGGCGAAGCATTTGTTGATGCCTTAAGGGAGGACAGACGAACCATTTTCACTAACGATACTATTAGAACATTAATCTTGGTATTGCTTTCAGCAGGTGCTATTTATATGTATTTGCAAAACAAGCTTAAAGAGAAATGGGTTGTTGTCGCCTTTGGAGCGCTTATTTTGTTTGATTTGGTTGGCGTAGATAGACGCTATGTAAACAACGACGACTTTGTGTCGGCTATTCAAGTTAACAAACCTTTTGAAGCGACCGAGGTTGATAATTATATTTTAAAGGACACCGGTTATTATCGCGTATTTGATTTGGTTGGTGGTGCAGCTAAGCCATCGTATTTTCACAATTCACTTAATGGGTATAACGCTGCCGAATTAAAACGTTACAGCGAGTTATTCGATTTTTATATAGTCAAGAACAATATCAATGTGCTTAACATGCTTAACACCAAGTACATTATTGCGCAAGATAAAGATGGAAACCTATTTCCTTATAAAAACGATGAAGCCAACGGACATGCATGGTTTGTTAAGGAGCTAAAGCGTGTTGATTCTGCCAATGAAGAAATAAAAGTATTGGATAGTTTGGACAACAAGAACGTTGCTGTATTTGATAATTCCGATTTTGGATCTTATTATAAATCTTCAGAAATCCCTAAATTCAAAGTGGATTCTCTAGCCTCCATAAAATTAATTGAGCATAAACCAAACTATCTTAAATACCAATCAAACAACTCAAATAAGGGATTTGCAGTGTTTTCTGAAATTTATTATGGTAACGGTTGGAAAACATTTATTGATGGCAAGGAAACGACCCATATCCGTGTAAATTATACCTTAAGAGGTATGGAGATTCCAGCAGGAAAGCATACCATTGAATTTAAGTTCGACCCCGATGTAGTAAAAACAGGCAGTAGTATTGCATTGGCAAGTTCTATTTTGGTTGGCTTGTTGTTGCTAGGAGGTTTGTTCTACGAGTTTAAAAAGAAATCAGGAAAAGGTGCGTAAAAAAGCACTCATAATAACTTATTATTGGCCGCCTGCAGGTGGTCCAGGAGTGCAACGTTGGTTAAAATTCGTAAAGTATTTGCCAGATTTTAATATTGAGCCGATTGTTTATATTCCTGAAAATCCAAGATATCCTTTAAGGGATAATAGTTTAAGTTCTGAAGTTTCTAGTGCGCTTACTATCATTAAGCAACCTATTAATGAGCCATATAAATTGGCGGATTTGTTTTCGGAAAAAACATCAAAAACCATTAGTAAAGGGGTGATTTCCGAAAAGAAAACCCAAAGCTTCGTTGAAAAATTACTGCTATATATAAGAGGGAATTTTTTTATACCTGATGCTCGTAAAGGTTGGATAAAACCTTCGGTAGTATTTCTTTCAGAATATATTTCAAAAGAAAACATAGAAACCATAATCACTACGGGGCCACCGCATAGTCTGCATTTAATAGGTTTAAAATTAAAAGAACAACTAGGCGTGAAGTGGGTGGCAGATTTTAGGGATCCATGGACGACCATCGGGTATCACAAGCAGTTAAAACTGACGGAATCTTCAAAAGCAAAGCACAAAGAATTAGAAAAACAGGTTTTAATTACTGCCGACCAAATAATTGTTACGAGTTTCAAGACGAAAAAAGAGTTTCAGCAAATAACGAATCAGTCTATTGAGGTCATAACCAATGGTTACGATAAAGAATCGGTTGTGGATTTTAAAATGGATTCTAAGTTCACATTGGCACATATTGGGTCGTTATTATCCAAGCGTAATCCCGAAATTTTATGGAGGGTTTTAAGTGATTTAATTGCAGAAAACGATTCCTTTTTAAAAGATCTTCAGCTTAATTTTATAGGCTTTGTTAGTGGTGATGTGCTTTATTCCATTGAAAAGTATCATTTAAGTGATTATATAAATAATATAGGTTATGTGTCGCATAAAGAAGCTATTAAATATCAAAAAAAATCACAGATTCTATTGTTGATTGAAATAGATTCAGATGAAACGAAATGTATTATTCCTGGGAAATTATTTGAGTATATGGTTTCTAACAGACCTATTGTAGCTATTGGACCAAAAGATTCCGATGTTGAAAAAATCATTCAAGAAACCAATACTGGCAACTACTTTAATTATACAGATTATGATTTGTTAAAAACAACTATCTTAGAGCATTATAAAGCATATAAAAACAAGTCATTGCAAGTACACCCCATAGGTTTGCAAAAATACAGCCGAAAATCGCTAACAGAGGCATTATCGAAATTACTATAAATGGGCATTGTAACATCACAATCTTTTAAAAACACCATTTCAACCTATATTGGTTTTGGTATTGGTGCACTCAATACCTTATTTTTATATACCTATTTTATTTCTGATGTGTATTATGGTTTGGTAGCATTTATGCTGAGTACCGCTAACATTATCATGCCTTTAATGGCGTTTGGTGCCCATAACACTATAATAAAATTCTATTCTGCATTTAAAACCAAGAATTCGTTAAACAGTTTTTTAACACTCATGCTCCTTTTGCCTTTAGCGCTTATTATCCCAATTGGTTTAATAGGATGTTTTACTTACGAAGCTATTGGCGAATTGTTATCACAAAAAAATCCCATTGTTAAAGATTATGTATGGTACATTTTTGTATCAGCTATTGCTATGGCGTATTTCGAGGTGTTTTTTGCTTGGTCTAAAACGCAATTGCAAACCGTTTTTGGTAATTTCATGAAAGAAGTGTTTCACAGGGTAGGTGTGATGCTCCTTTTGTTTGCGGTATATTTTAAATGGCTGGATGTTGAACAATTCATTGTAGGCATAGTAGGCGTTTATATTTTACGCATGCTTATTATGAAGCTGTATGCCTTCACAGTAAGATTTCCTGTTATAAAGTTTTATAGAATCGAAGGCTTGCGTGCTATTTTAAAATATTCTGCGTTAATAATTGTTGCAGGGTCTATTGCAACGATTATTTTAGACATCGATTCGTTTATGTTGGGTATGTACATTCCTATTCAGGAAGTAGCATATTATGGTGTGGGCATCTATATTGCTACGGTTATTGTTGTGCCATCTCGCTCTATGCAACAAATTCTTCAACCATTAACGGCACAGTATTTAAATGATAAAAATAAGGTAGCCCTTAAAGATTTGTACATACGAAGTTCGCAAACCTTATTTATTATTGGCGGATTTATATTTCTAATCATCATTATAAATATAAACACCCTGTATCTTCTTATACCAGAAGAGTTTAGTGGTGGGCTTGTTGTGGTGTTTATGGTAGGAATAGCAAAACTTTACGATTGCTTAATGGGCTGTAATAATGTGGTACTATTTAATAGCGATTATTATCGAGTAGTTTTGTTGTTTGGAGTTATTTTAACGGTTTTGACGGTGTTTCTTAATATACTATTTATACCCATGTTTGGTATTAATGGGGCGGCATTTGCTACGTTTTTGGCGGTTTCGGTATATAATTCCATTAAAATTTACTTTGTAAAGATTAAGTTTGATATGATGCCTTTTAATAAAGATACCGCTAAAGTTTTATTATTGATTATGCTAAGTGTTTTGTTTTTCTATTTTTGGGAATTTCCATTTCACCCCATTATTAACATTGGTTTGAAAACACTGCTAGCAAGCGTTTTTTATGTTCTAACTATTTTAAAGCTGGATGTTTCCGAAGATATTTCGTTGGTTATAAAGAAGTATTTGAAGATTAAATAGACTTTAATTAAAGAGAGTTCGATTTATTCTTGTCTGATAATCAATTATTTGCATTAACACTGTCTGGTCGAGCGCAGTCGAGACCTCATTTAAAGGTGTCAAAGTCTAAAAACCTCTCGACTGCGCTCGAGGTGACAGAAATACTATTCTTTAATCATATAACAATCAATAATTTGCATATCGTTTTATATCGAGTTTGTATGTTTAAACCGTGAGACTAAAACCTGAAGGCATTATTAACTTGTCAAGTATAAATATTAACTTGTTAAGTATAAAATTAACCAAATAATACCTTCAGATATGAAAGAGCTACAATTTACAAAAAAAGTAGACTACTCCAATGAGAGTATTTACATTGGGATAGATGTGCACAAGAAAAGTTGGGGAATATGTATTTTAACGGATTGTTATGAGCATAAAGTTTTTAGCCAACCGCCGCAACCTATAGTTTTAGTAAATTATTTACACCGAAATTTTCCTAATGGCAATTATTATAGTGCCTATGAAGCAGGGTTTTGTGGGTTTTGGATAGCACACGATTTAGAAAAGCTAGGAGTTTGTAATCTAGTGGTCAATCCTTCGGATATCCCTACTACCAATAAAGAGAAAAAACAGAAAAGTGATAAGCGTGACGCCCGTAAGATAGCAAGGTCACTAAGAAATAAGGCATTAAAAGGGATTTATGTGCCTAATCAGAAACTGCTGGAGGAACGGCTTTTAGTTCGTACAAGGCAAAAGTTATTATCTGATATTAAACTCACGTTAATTAAAGAGATTCCCGCCTGCGCGGGAATAGAAACAGAAAACCCCACGATGTTGCTTTGAGGCAAACTTATCGCAGGGATTTCCAAACTAACCAACCAAAATTGTTACGATCGTCTTCTTGTTGGGGCTTCCGATCTTGTATTTTTATTACCAGAGTTACCTCTACTTTGCGTAGCCATTGGTTTGCTTT
This genomic window from Mariniflexile sp. TRM1-10 contains:
- a CDS encoding GNAT family N-acetyltransferase, whose translation is MISIKEVTTKSDLKAFVKFPFKLYKDSKYWVPPIISEELKTFNKKENPVFNDAESRLFLAYKNGELVGRVAAIINWLEVNNQTLKKMRFGWFDFIDDLEVSKALLNQVETIGRSHNFTFTEGPVGFSNLDKVGVVTEGFDAIAPMVTWYNHPYYAKHYEQAGYIVEKSYSESRFPFENVKPEFFLKAQELIKKRYQIKALKFTKTEEVMPYADKMFDLFNESYASLSSFVAITDIQKEYFKKKFISFINPEYIKFVVDKDDNLVAFAIVMPAFSKALQKMNGKLFPFGFRHILHAKKHSKEVIFYLIGIHPDYQNKGVHAVIFNEYYDTFKEKGIKTCIRTPELEDNYAIHQIWKHFNPEVYRRRKTFKKDL
- a CDS encoding transporter, whose amino-acid sequence is MIQIKSTLCLLLSLITLQAFSQYTDVINSNRPGVSRSAFSVGTNVVQFEVGPYMIKEKRTPAASYEVDGFGVDFAARYGLIWEELELNIEGTFQSDTKTYASNISAEDDRANFKFLTIGAKYLVYDPYKNSENEKPNLYSWKANNRFKWKSLIPAVSVYAGANYDTKNNPYTAPGIEGFSPKVMIATQHNFSGGWVFVMNFIKDRIGTDQSDFQYIVTLTHSFSPKWVVFGETQGIQSDFYADNLFRFGGGYLWSKNFQLDTSVVFNTKDTPSVLGINLGMSYRLDFHKDKEIDNGTSAKDEGDRRSRKNKSKKTTDVIEEYNKKQKRKDQSFN
- a CDS encoding DUF4834 family protein, whose amino-acid sequence is MLQQASVTGFVRTLLIILLIYYGIKILSRLFAPLLLKYIAKKAEQKFGDQFGQFQQRSQQQQQKKEGEVTIDKMPNAKSSNKDVGEYVDYEEID
- a CDS encoding YfhO family protein, whose translation is MQFSIKKLLPHVLVVLGFIIISLAYFNPVLKGKQIFQSDIMQYIGMSKQQNDFRAETGEETYWTNSAFAGMPTYQLGAKYPHNYIKKLDLTLRFLPRPADYLFLYLLGFYILLLVLKVDFKLATIGALAFGFSTYLIIILGVGHNSKAHAIAYMPLVLSGILLTFQKRYIAGFLLTTIAMGLELVANHFQMTYYLMLLVLVLGVAYLIDAYKKKELPHYFKTIGLLTVAVILSIALNATNVLATQEYVKESTRGKSELTINPDGSPKEATSGLDKDYITQFSYGFAETFNLFIPRFMGGGNGEDVGKDSATYEAFRKLGATTTQAAQEAKRAPMYWGDQPIVEAPAYIGAVVLFLFVFALFLVKGRLKWWLVGGSVMSLLLSYGKNLGFLTDFFIDYVPMYNKFRAVTSIQVILELCIPVLAIFGLVRLFNDFEKKEEKLKALKYSAIITGGLALVFLLFKSSLFDFVGANDGFYRQSYGEAFVDALREDRRTIFTNDTIRTLILVLLSAGAIYMYLQNKLKEKWVVVAFGALILFDLVGVDRRYVNNDDFVSAIQVNKPFEATEVDNYILKDTGYYRVFDLVGGAAKPSYFHNSLNGYNAAELKRYSELFDFYIVKNNINVLNMLNTKYIIAQDKDGNLFPYKNDEANGHAWFVKELKRVDSANEEIKVLDSLDNKNVAVFDNSDFGSYYKSSEIPKFKVDSLASIKLIEHKPNYLKYQSNNSNKGFAVFSEIYYGNGWKTFIDGKETTHIRVNYTLRGMEIPAGKHTIEFKFDPDVVKTGSSIALASSILVGLLLLGGLFYEFKKKSGKGA
- a CDS encoding glycosyltransferase family 4 protein is translated as MRKKALIITYYWPPAGGPGVQRWLKFVKYLPDFNIEPIVYIPENPRYPLRDNSLSSEVSSALTIIKQPINEPYKLADLFSEKTSKTISKGVISEKKTQSFVEKLLLYIRGNFFIPDARKGWIKPSVVFLSEYISKENIETIITTGPPHSLHLIGLKLKEQLGVKWVADFRDPWTTIGYHKQLKLTESSKAKHKELEKQVLITADQIIVTSFKTKKEFQQITNQSIEVITNGYDKESVVDFKMDSKFTLAHIGSLLSKRNPEILWRVLSDLIAENDSFLKDLQLNFIGFVSGDVLYSIEKYHLSDYINNIGYVSHKEAIKYQKKSQILLLIEIDSDETKCIIPGKLFEYMVSNRPIVAIGPKDSDVEKIIQETNTGNYFNYTDYDLLKTTILEHYKAYKNKSLQVHPIGLQKYSRKSLTEALSKLL
- a CDS encoding oligosaccharide flippase family protein — protein: MGIVTSQSFKNTISTYIGFGIGALNTLFLYTYFISDVYYGLVAFMLSTANIIMPLMAFGAHNTIIKFYSAFKTKNSLNSFLTLMLLLPLALIIPIGLIGCFTYEAIGELLSQKNPIVKDYVWYIFVSAIAMAYFEVFFAWSKTQLQTVFGNFMKEVFHRVGVMLLLFAVYFKWLDVEQFIVGIVGVYILRMLIMKLYAFTVRFPVIKFYRIEGLRAILKYSALIIVAGSIATIILDIDSFMLGMYIPIQEVAYYGVGIYIATVIVVPSRSMQQILQPLTAQYLNDKNKVALKDLYIRSSQTLFIIGGFIFLIIIININTLYLLIPEEFSGGLVVVFMVGIAKLYDCLMGCNNVVLFNSDYYRVVLLFGVILTVLTVFLNILFIPMFGINGAAFATFLAVSVYNSIKIYFVKIKFDMMPFNKDTAKVLLLIMLSVLFFYFWEFPFHPIINIGLKTLLASVFYVLTILKLDVSEDISLVIKKYLKIK
- a CDS encoding IS110 family transposase, whose protein sequence is MKELQFTKKVDYSNESIYIGIDVHKKSWGICILTDCYEHKVFSQPPQPIVLVNYLHRNFPNGNYYSAYEAGFCGFWIAHDLEKLGVCNLVVNPSDIPTTNKEKKQKSDKRDARKIARSLRNKALKGIYVPNQKLLEERLLVRTRQKLLSDIKLTLIKEIPACAGIETENPTMLL